The stretch of DNA ATGCGCTATCAGGTGACGACATCCGCTCCCGGAATGCTGGTGACCAGCGAAGTGGCCTATCCCGCCTGGAAGGCGTATATCGATGGGGAACCGGTCGAAATTGCCACAGCGTTCGGATTGTTGCGGGCGGTCGAGATTCCGGCCGGCTCCAGCGAGGTCGAGTTTCGGTTCGAATCGCCGAACGAAGTGTGGGGAATGGCGCTAACCATCGTTGCGATGCTGGCAGCCGGTGTCTTGCTGGCATGGAGCCGACTGGAAGAAAAACCCCAGTAGCTTTGCGGGAAACCCTCAGTTCTGTCGAGTAGGGTTGCGAATTGTATACATGGCTGCTTGACATGCTCGTCACTGTCTGATAGTTTGACGGTCATCCCAAGCATGAGACGCTCCTTGAGCGTCGATATCGTCAGTTGAATGGCACTGACGATTGGGGCTAGCGGTCATCGGTATGGCAACCGACGCCGCCACACAATCTGGGGAGTCCATGGCTGGGCCCCAGTGACGTTCGATTCGCGCGCCTTGGGCGCAATGCCTCACAGGAGGTTCACGACAGGTATTCCAAGACCCGACACCTGCGGGCCGATCAGCGGGCTGGCTGATTGGGGATTTCACTGGAGGAAAGTGATTTGGCTGGCATCACCAAACGAGTTTCGCTGGGACTCGTTGTCGCATTGCTCGGGGCATCGATCGCCTCGATGCTCGTACCCATCGCCGCATCAGCGGACACGAATCTGATCATCGGCCAAGAGGCTGTGATTTCCTACGCCAATGGCGATCAGGTTCGACTTCGAGAAACTCCCGATTACGAAGGCACACTCATCGCCATGTACGGCGAGGGCACCACGGTTACCGTGCTGGATGGTCCTCTGACCGATGCGGCAGGAAACTATTGGTACCAGGTTTCTGTGGGCAGCAACGTCGGCTACATCGTGGCTGACTTCCTTGCGCTCGCGTCGAACGGCGCTCCCCTGGAGGCGGTCGCAGAAGCCACCGAGGAGCCGTATGTCGAGGAAACACCCGTCGACGTTCCCATAGCCGATGTCCCCACCGAAACCGATCCGGTTGCGGTCGTGCCGGAGGCCCCGGTTGCGGGCGCTGTGATCGCGATCGGCTGGGTGGCAGGGACGAATGGGGACGGTGTCCGGTGCCGCGCCGCGGCCGACACCAACGCTCCCATCATCACAGTGCTGCCGGAAGGGACCCAGATCGAAATCACCGGTCCCGCCTTCGACATTTGGCAGCCGATCAACTGCATGGGCGGCGGGGGCTTCATCGCTTCGCAGTTCGTGAGCACCACCGATCCCAATCAGGCCCCGGTTGTCATCGAGGATGGATCGACCGGAGCGGAGACCCCGGTAGCCGAGACTCCGGTTGCCGAAACCCCGACTGCGACGGTCACCCCGGTCGCCACGAACCCGGACGGTTCGGCGGCAACTGAGACCCCGGTCGCCACCGAGACCGCTGTGGCGGAGACACCGGTGGCCGAAGCGCCCACTGAGGTCGTCGACGAGAGCGCCGAGCCGGTGATTCTCGACGAGAGCCTGGTTTCTGGAACCGCTATCGTTTCCGGAACAAATGGCGACGGCGTCCGCTGTCGCGCACGCGCCAGCTCGACTTCGAACACCATCACCATCCTCGCCGAAGGAACGTCCGTGCAGCTCACCGGAGTTCCGAGCGGTGTCTGGCAACCGGTTTATTGCAATGGCTCGGCCGGGTATATCAGCAAGACCTACCTGGGCTCGGGCGATACGGTTTCGTCCACCGATGGCGGCACGGTTGGCTCGACTGACGGCGTGACCCAGCTTGCGGTTGGCGCGGAGGTTTCCGCGGCGGCTTTGACCGGTAGCGCGCTCGTGAGCGGCACGAATGGCGATGGCGTCCGTTGCCGAACCAACGCCAGCTATAGCGGCTCGATCATCGCGGTTATCTCCGAAGGCACCTCGCTTTCGCTGCGCGGACTTGCCACGGGTGAGTGGCAACCGGTCATTTGCGCTGGTTCCAACGGATTCATCCATGTCGATTACCTCAGCTCATCCGGAAGCACGAGTGGCGGTTCCACCTCCGGCGGCTCCGGTGACGTCGATACGTCGGCCGTGACCGGTTCGGCGACGGTGAACAGCGCCCCTGGCGGTCTCAACTGCCGCGCCTCGGGCAGCATGAGCGGATCGATCATCACCGTGCTCGCCCACGGATCGACCGTGAGCCTGCGCGGTGCTGCGAGCAATGGCTGGCAGCCAGTCGTTTGCGCTGGCCGCAACGGATTCGTCTCGTCGCAGTACCTCACCTCTGGTGGGACCAGCGGTGGCGGGACGTCCGGCGGGGGAACCAACGGCGGCGGTACGTCCGGCGGCTCGGCATCCTCCGGTTCGACCATGTACGTCAGCGGCACCGGTGGTGGGGGAGTGCGACTCCGCTCCAGCGGCAGCATGAGCGGCAGCATCCTGGCGGTGGTTCCGGAAGGCGCGTCGGTGACGGTTCGCAACGGCAGCACCAGCGGCTGGATCGCGGTTACCTACAACGGCACCAACGGCTTCATCTCGGCCGACTATCTGGCCAAGAACGGCGGCAGCACGTCGGGCGGCGGAACCTCTGGAGGCGGGACCAACGGAGGCGGAACCTCTGGCGGCAGCACCAGCGGTATGGTGAATGGCGATCACGCCAAGACCAGCGATTCGCTCAACCTGCGCTACTCGGCCAGCTACAGCGCTGGTGTGGCGGCGGTGGCGCCGGCCGGCACCGTGGTGCTCATCACCGGATCGGCCACCAACGGCTTCTATCCGGTCGATTGGGATGGTCTGTCCGGCTTCATGGCCAGCCAGTACCTGACGAAGACGACCGAAGCGCTCTCTGATCGTGGTGGCTCAGGCAACCCCAATGGCGGAACCAACGGTGGCACAACCGGCGGTTCGAGCAGCGGTGGCGCTTCGGGCAACGCGCTCGTGAGCTACGCCATGCGCTACCTCGGCTACCCGTACGTCTGGGCGACGCATGGACCGTCGAGCTTCGACTGCTCCGGCTTCACCTACTGGGTCGTGTTGAACGTCCTCGGACGCGACATTGGCGCGGGCACGTGGACGCAGGTCTCGGCGGGCGCGTCGGTTTCGCGCGGCAACCTGCAGCCAGGCGATCTGGTCTTCTTCCAGAACACTTACACCACCGGTCTTTCGCACGTCGGCATGTACATTGGCAATGACCAGTTCATCCACGCGCAGAACGAGGCGACTGGAGTGGTGATCAGCGATCTGAACTCTTCGTACTACTCCAGCCGGTGGTACGGGGCCGTGCGCCTCACGTAGGCCACGAACTGAACCGCTGCGGTCGCAAGATCGCGAGTGAAACAGAGAACGGGATGGGCAGTTCGCCCATCCCGTTTCTCCTTTCTGAGGGCATGTCGCCTGAACCGCTATCTGCGGGCGATGATATTCCAGACGGTCGCCGCCGCCTGCTGCAGGAGCAGCGGCAATGCGGCGGTGTCGATCTCCTGTGCCGGGTTGGTTGCATCGTCGCCGATCGGGTCGAAGCTGCCCCATTGCTCCTCGACCGTCCAGCCCTTTGTCTCGAGCAGCTGTACAAGCTCCCATGGCGTCACATAGTTGATCGGCTCCGGCTCGTCGGACAGGAAACGCTCCCAGGAATGCCGGTAGATCGGCGAAAGTGAGCCAGGTACGGCCAGCCAGAATTTGCCATTCACTGCGGTGACGCGCCCAAATTCGTCCAGAACAGCGGACAGGTGTGGTGAGAACTGCAGGGACATTCGAGCGAAAACTGCGTCATACGCGCCATCTGGGGCATCGAGGGGCAAGAGATCGCCCACGACGAAGCTGATCTCGACTCCAGCGTCGTTCGCGTTCGCTCTGGCGCGCTCGATCATCGCCGGTGAGATGTCGATGCCGTCGATCCGATAACCCCGCTCAGCGAATGCGATGGCGAAATGCCCCGTTCCACAGCCGGCGTCGAGCAACCTGGCGCCCTGCGGGAGTCTGAGCGCTCGCTCGATGAAGTCGAGCTCGACCTGGCGATCTTCGGCCTGCGCATTGGCGGCCGACCGTGCATCGAACATCTCCGCCCGTTCATCCCACGCCGCGCGTGTTTGGTCGAGCCATCGTCGTTTTGTGCTCTCGTTCATGGTTTCCGCTTCCGTGCAATGTCGGCATCTTGATTGCGCATCATCGCGCATTGTTCATTTATCGCGCGCAACCTGGGTCGCACGTCAGTGCCTGACTCGAGCTCGTCCAGTTTGCATAACCATCATGAATCGCACGCGCTATACTCTTTCACAAGAGAGTCGCTCCTGTAGCGGGAAAATGGGCATCCGCGCCTTTTCAGGAGATCTCCGCCTCGTCCAGCGGAGCAGGGGCCTCTCTCTTACTCCACACCATGCCGGGTTCTCCAGATCTCCGCTTTACGAACGCCTCTCGTTTGGTGCCGAAAACCGTCACCATGTTGTACGAGTTGCGTTCGTCTCGACCAATAAACGCAATGTAGGCGCGAGTGTTCACACGAAAGATCACTTGCCAGGTGCCTTCGCGACCCGCTTGCGGCCCTGCGCATTCCCAATGCTGAAGGTGGGCTTCGAGAGCGAGAATGATCGTCGCGTCTTTGGAATGTTCCTGAATGACGCGTCTGAACTTGGTCGAACTCCAGCGAAGCTGGGAAACCGGTAAGCTCAGCGCCTCCCGCAGGTCATCGGGCAGACGCACGCGTCGCGAGACGTCTTCCCATGCCAGAACGGGCAGATCGTCTTCGGGATCGGATGGTTGGTCCGAACTGTCGCTGGGCATCCTGGTCAGGATTCACGAAAGCGAGGAGTGCGCTGCACCCCTCGCTCGAATCGACATCTGTTTTTCGCTCGAACGCTACACGGCAGCGAGAGAACCGGTCGCGACCGATCGTCCCACTGCCTGCGCCACCAGGCCCAGCCGCGGCATGAGATCGGCGAACTCGTCGAAGTTGAGCGACTGCTGCCCGTCTGAGAGCGCGTGATCCGGATTCGGATGCACTTCGAGAATCAACCCGTCCGCTCCAGCCGCCACTCCAGCCAGGGAAAGCGGAGCCACGTACGGCCGCTTGCCGGCGGCATGACTGGGATCGACGAAGATCGGCAAGTGCGAGAGTTTCTGCACCACCGGCACCGCAGCGATGTCGAACGTGTTTCGAGTCTGGTTCTCGAACGTGCGGATACCACGCTCGCAAAAGATGACGTTCGGATTGCTCTGGGCCAACACATACTCGGCCGCCAGGAGCCATTCCTCGATGAGCATGCTCATTCCGCGCTTGAGCATCACTGGTTTGCCGGTCTTGCCGACTTCCTCGAGCAGGAAGTAGTTCTGGCAGTTGCGCGCGCCAATCTGGAAGATGTCCGTGTACTGGTACACCTGTTCGACGTCGGAGGGAGTCATCACCTCGGTGATGATCGCCAATCCGGTCT from Thermomicrobiales bacterium encodes:
- a CDS encoding SH3 domain-containing protein — encoded protein: MAGITKRVSLGLVVALLGASIASMLVPIAASADTNLIIGQEAVISYANGDQVRLRETPDYEGTLIAMYGEGTTVTVLDGPLTDAAGNYWYQVSVGSNVGYIVADFLALASNGAPLEAVAEATEEPYVEETPVDVPIADVPTETDPVAVVPEAPVAGAVIAIGWVAGTNGDGVRCRAAADTNAPIITVLPEGTQIEITGPAFDIWQPINCMGGGGFIASQFVSTTDPNQAPVVIEDGSTGAETPVAETPVAETPTATVTPVATNPDGSAATETPVATETAVAETPVAEAPTEVVDESAEPVILDESLVSGTAIVSGTNGDGVRCRARASSTSNTITILAEGTSVQLTGVPSGVWQPVYCNGSAGYISKTYLGSGDTVSSTDGGTVGSTDGVTQLAVGAEVSAAALTGSALVSGTNGDGVRCRTNASYSGSIIAVISEGTSLSLRGLATGEWQPVICAGSNGFIHVDYLSSSGSTSGGSTSGGSGDVDTSAVTGSATVNSAPGGLNCRASGSMSGSIITVLAHGSTVSLRGAASNGWQPVVCAGRNGFVSSQYLTSGGTSGGGTSGGGTNGGGTSGGSASSGSTMYVSGTGGGGVRLRSSGSMSGSILAVVPEGASVTVRNGSTSGWIAVTYNGTNGFISADYLAKNGGSTSGGGTSGGGTNGGGTSGGSTSGMVNGDHAKTSDSLNLRYSASYSAGVAAVAPAGTVVLITGSATNGFYPVDWDGLSGFMASQYLTKTTEALSDRGGSGNPNGGTNGGTTGGSSSGGASGNALVSYAMRYLGYPYVWATHGPSSFDCSGFTYWVVLNVLGRDIGAGTWTQVSAGASVSRGNLQPGDLVFFQNTYTTGLSHVGMYIGNDQFIHAQNEATGVVISDLNSSYYSSRWYGAVRLT
- a CDS encoding class I SAM-dependent methyltransferase, whose protein sequence is MNESTKRRWLDQTRAAWDERAEMFDARSAANAQAEDRQVELDFIERALRLPQGARLLDAGCGTGHFAIAFAERGYRIDGIDISPAMIERARANANDAGVEISFVVGDLLPLDAPDGAYDAVFARMSLQFSPHLSAVLDEFGRVTAVNGKFWLAVPGSLSPIYRHSWERFLSDEPEPINYVTPWELVQLLETKGWTVEEQWGSFDPIGDDATNPAQEIDTAALPLLLQQAAATVWNIIARR
- the aroF gene encoding 3-deoxy-7-phosphoheptulonate synthase, which produces MIVVMQPGASERSVSAVVTRIKDLGLDAHLSSGEQRTIIGVVGTTPLPPTLDEMLEAYEEVEQVLRVTKKYKLSGWDFHPKKTVIKVRDFEIGGDEVVVIAGPCSVESEEQTIETARAVKAAGAKALRGGAYKPRTSPYEFRGLGQKGLEILATAREETGLAIITEVMTPSDVEQVYQYTDIFQIGARNCQNYFLLEEVGKTGKPVMLKRGMSMLIEEWLLAAEYVLAQSNPNVIFCERGIRTFENQTRNTFDIAAVPVVQKLSHLPIFVDPSHAAGKRPYVAPLSLAGVAAGADGLILEVHPNPDHALSDGQQSLNFDEFADLMPRLGLVAQAVGRSVATGSLAAV